A window of Corvus cornix cornix isolate S_Up_H32 chromosome 4, ASM73873v5, whole genome shotgun sequence contains these coding sequences:
- the DTHD1 gene encoding LOW QUALITY PROTEIN: death domain-containing protein 1 (The sequence of the model RefSeq protein was modified relative to this genomic sequence to represent the inferred CDS: inserted 1 base in 1 codon; substituted 3 bases at 3 genomic stop codons): MVNTDYQSSLLQRKKEYNGKDKLHGGSSVTEKPPELAFQDALTRNEEDILSGTLEDIYDRTMTDSFEQDKKEEVRDSLKGLESEEHRLTEKMEGSKMESNDEIFSNYLSTFTSSVQTYDLTSVNPSVSDSEVVKKSRFLVKESGKNKQETACAIKAPVIFLENLKCNILNGTSSLAVDDSEELVSNVISIECYDYEKLLFPINIAIPFTSCFRGNYREIMVKVTDVNFQSNYLTPISLQRYQGNHKEGFVEVKVHHLGVFSVLSCLKKETFTVPKVGLLQKLSVDSRISFCYHPEAFSSPAPMQLKIQPIERSMVSALKARHDMYHSVISTSALVHVQHPXTQPFNSSLSRAVSTSVRRSGENLSDILKLLGHGNKEEGWKVFYDVIVQNAQNGLVSFELNEHSESFVVIHLSFLLENTYLLLFAQALEKALHSTMTNVILYQKRENPXXTVVLLSASKELTNEIQNLQEEGCFGSPEPIQQFPLREGEQIHFRFRGNISASENGEDFGKVYRLIFHSQIKPRLELQIKEVDEFGNYSSPHYKGTALFYKITREMITKKWEQNLPNGEYQHQSPLCKLALTLPKHEKLINHPRITKRIFSDHQALRYNLLLWLAEELAEDNTSLFALCLPVXRSILQLVRLKCPDNLTHQIYELLCWWKKTLPRSADKQLLSVYILSRYLQKSGRSDLSEELHLKWQNKVFT, translated from the exons ATGGTGAACACCGACTACCAATCATCtcttttacagagaaaaaaagagtacaATGGAAAGGATAAACTTCATGGAGGTAGCTCTGTTACTGAAAAGCCTCCAGAACTGGCTTTTCAGGATGCTCTTACAAGGAATGAGGAAGACATTCTGTCTGGGACATTGGAAGACATTTATGACAGAACCATGACAGATAGTTTTGAACaggataaaaaggaagaagtcaGGGACTCTTTAAAAGGGTTAGAAAGTGAAGAGCACAGActgacagagaaaatggaaggcAGTAAAATGGAATCAAATGATGAGATTTTTAGTAATTACCTAAGTACCTTCACATCTTCAGTACAAACCTATGATCTTACCTCTGTGAATCCTTCTGTGAGTGATTCAGAAGTAGTAAAAAAATCTAG aTTTCTAGTCAAAGAGAGtggtaaaaataaacaggaaacaGCTTGTGCTATTAAAGCCCCTGTAATTTTTCTGGAGAATCTGAAGTGTAATATACTCAATGGCACTAGTTCCTTGGCAGTGGATGATTCTGAGGAGCTGGTCAGCAATGTCATCAGTATTGAATGCTATGACtatgaaaaactgcttttccctATCAACATTGCAATCCCATTTACATCATGCTTCAGAGGAAATTATCGGGAGATTATGGTGAAGGTGACTGATGTGAACTTTCAGTCAAACTACTTAACTCCTATTTCTTTGCAAAGATACCAAGGAAACCATAAG GAGGGCTTTGTAGAAGTAAAAGTTCATCATCTgggtgttttttctgtgttgtcatGCTTAAAGAAGGAAACATTTACTGTTCCAAAGGTAGGACTCTTACAAAAGCTGAGTGTGGATTCTCGAATCTCTTTCTGTTACCATCCAGAAGCATTCAGTTCTCCAGCACCTATGCAGTTAAAG ATTCAGCCAATTGAGCGATCAATGGTTTCAGCATTGAAAGCAAGGCATGATATGTACCACTCAGTGATATCTACGAGTGCACTGGTTCATGTCCAGCATC TCACCCAACCTTTTAACAGCTCA CTTTCCAGGGCTGTGAGCACTTCTGTGAGAAGAAGTGGGGAGAATCTCAgtgatattttgaaattattaggTCATGGAAACAAAGAAGAGGGGTGGAAGGTGTTTTATGATGTTATTGTCCAGAATGCACAGAATGGGCTTGTATCATTTGAACTAAATGAGCATTCAGAAAG CTTTGTGGTCATTCACCTTTCATTCCTTTTGGAAAACACATATCTTCTCCTCTTTGCTCAGGCTCTGGAAAAAGCTCTTCATAGCACGATGACTAATGTGATACTGtatcagaaaagagaaaacccaTAATAAACAGTAGTTTTGCTGTCTGCATCCAAAGAATTGACCAATGAAATTCAAAATCTCCAGGAGGAGGGTTGTTTTGGTTCCCCAGAACCTATACAGCAGTTCCCATTAAGAGAAGGAGAGCAGATTCATTTTAGATtcagaggaaatatttctgcttcag aaaatggagaagaCTTTGGGAAAGTCTACAGACTGATTTTTCATTCACAAATAAAACCCAGGCTGGAGCTCCAAATTAAAGAAGTGGATGAATTTGGTAACTACAGTTCACCTCATTACAAAGGAACAGCACTGTTTTATAAAATTACCAGAGAGATGATAACAAAGAAATGGGAACAAAACTTACCAAATGGTGAATATCAACACCAGTCTCCACTGTGCAAATTAGCATTAACATTACCAAAG CATGAAAAATTGATCAACCATCCACGAAtcacaaaaagaattttttctgatCATCAG GCCCTACGGTACAATTTGCTGCTTTGGCTTGCAGAAGAGCTTGCAGAAGATAATACATCATTGTTTGCTTTATGTTTACCTGTTTGACGGAGCATACTTCAGCTTGTTAGGCTGAAGTGCCCTGATAATTTAACACACCAGATCTATGAGCTGCTTTGCTGGTGGAAAAAGACCCTTCCAAGGTCAGCTGATAAACAGCTATTATCTGTCTATATCCTGTCTCGCTATTTGCAGAAGAGTGGCAGAAGTGATCTTTCAGAAGAACTTCATTTAAAGTGGCAAAATAAGGTGTTCACTTGA